In one window of Pelosinus sp. IPA-1 DNA:
- a CDS encoding aldose epimerase family protein, whose translation MMLISQRLFGKVNEKNVYEYTLKNGNGVEISCLNYGCAITKIIVPDRKGNFENIVIGFQEVADYQKNSIFAGVVVGRVAGRIQDAQFELEGKTYTLPSNDGPNNLHSGPNGFHTVVWDAAIIDKEEEAVVEFSYTSLDGVEGYPGTLTTTVTYTLNNKNELTIRYYGQSDKTTLFNPTNHTYFNLSGNFKQDISQHSLKMKSSRFLEVTEQLLPTGNLLDVKDTVFDFRSARKISEGINSVDNQNILAGRGYDHTFVLDSNHDKEIILQDEESGRILTVETDAVGVVLYTGNHIPDSFDIYGRKSRRYLGLCLETQGLPDSIHHANFPSCILQKEQTFTTATKYTFSV comes from the coding sequence ATGATGTTAATCAGTCAGCGACTATTTGGTAAGGTAAATGAAAAAAACGTATACGAATATACGTTGAAAAATGGTAATGGCGTAGAGATTTCTTGCTTGAATTATGGGTGTGCCATAACTAAGATTATCGTGCCTGACCGCAAGGGAAACTTCGAAAATATTGTGATAGGATTTCAAGAGGTAGCGGATTACCAAAAAAATTCTATCTTTGCTGGTGTAGTTGTGGGGAGAGTAGCTGGTAGAATACAAGATGCACAGTTTGAGCTAGAGGGGAAAACATATACTTTGCCCAGTAATGATGGTCCCAATAATCTTCATAGCGGACCAAACGGCTTTCATACTGTAGTGTGGGACGCAGCAATTATCGATAAAGAGGAAGAAGCTGTTGTGGAGTTTTCTTATACCAGTTTGGATGGGGTAGAGGGATATCCAGGGACATTGACAACAACAGTAACCTATACGTTAAACAACAAGAATGAGCTCACAATCCGTTACTATGGACAGTCAGATAAAACTACCTTGTTCAATCCTACCAATCACACATACTTTAATTTAAGTGGCAATTTCAAGCAAGATATCTCTCAGCATAGTTTAAAAATGAAAAGTAGTCGGTTTTTGGAAGTAACAGAACAGTTATTGCCAACGGGTAATTTGCTGGATGTGAAGGATACTGTTTTTGATTTTAGATCTGCCCGAAAAATAAGTGAGGGAATCAACTCAGTTGATAATCAAAATATACTAGCAGGACGAGGCTATGATCATACTTTCGTTTTGGATAGTAATCATGATAAGGAAATTATCTTACAGGATGAGGAAAGTGGACGTATTTTGACAGTTGAAACAGATGCAGTGGGGGTAGTGCTATATACAGGTAATCATATACCAGATAGTTTTGATATCTATGGGAGAAAATCTCGACGCTATTTAGGGCTATGCCTTGAAACCCAAGGACTCCCTGACTCGATTCATCATGCAAATTTTCCTTCCTGCATTCTACAGAAAGAACAGACTTTTACTACAGCGACTAAATATACTTTTAGTGTATAG
- the pfkA gene encoding 6-phosphofructokinase, whose protein sequence is MHKIGVLTSGGDAPGMNAAIRAIVRNGIYNKVKIVGIGRGYTGLLSEEINEMAISSVGDIIHRGGTLLKTSRCERFRTDEGIQDAVNILKKHSIDGLVVIGGDGSYQGAYKLGLAGINVMGIPGTIDNDLAYTDYTIGFDTAVNTVLNSISNIRDTSMSHEKVTIIEVMGRCCGDIALYAGLAGGAESILVPEEKYEVAKICEKLMQGKRRGKTHNIIILAEGRESANDLQKEILEHAGIESRITVLGYLQRGGTPTAVDRILASKMGARAVDLLLAGKNNRAIGIKDNHLIDVDIMDALAQKKVFDREMYNLSQILSM, encoded by the coding sequence GTGCACAAGATAGGAGTCTTAACAAGCGGTGGCGATGCTCCCGGTATGAATGCAGCGATTCGCGCTATAGTAAGAAACGGGATTTATAACAAGGTGAAAATAGTCGGGATCGGCAGGGGCTATACTGGCCTGCTTAGTGAAGAAATAAATGAAATGGCAATATCATCGGTTGGCGACATTATCCATCGTGGCGGAACGTTGCTCAAAACATCAAGATGTGAAAGGTTTCGAACTGATGAGGGCATACAGGATGCAGTCAACATATTAAAAAAACATAGCATTGACGGATTGGTTGTAATCGGTGGAGATGGTTCTTATCAGGGAGCCTATAAACTAGGTCTTGCAGGTATAAATGTTATGGGAATTCCAGGAACCATCGATAATGATTTAGCATATACCGACTACACCATTGGCTTTGATACAGCAGTCAACACCGTGCTAAATTCGATAAGTAACATCAGAGATACATCCATGTCCCATGAGAAAGTAACAATTATTGAAGTCATGGGAAGGTGCTGTGGAGATATCGCTCTTTATGCTGGTCTGGCAGGTGGTGCGGAAAGTATTCTAGTCCCCGAAGAAAAATATGAAGTAGCTAAGATTTGTGAAAAATTGATGCAAGGCAAAAGAAGGGGAAAAACCCATAATATTATTATTTTAGCTGAGGGCAGAGAATCGGCCAATGATTTACAAAAAGAAATATTGGAACATGCGGGCATTGAATCTAGGATTACGGTACTTGGATATCTGCAAAGAGGCGGGACGCCGACGGCAGTTGATAGAATTTTAGCAAGTAAGATGGGGGCCAGAGCAGTTGACCTCTTGCTTGCTGGAAAAAATAATCGAGCAATTGGGATCAAAGACAATCATTTGATTGACGTAGATATTATGGATGCACTGGCGCAAAAGAAAGTATTCGATCGAGAAATGTATAATTTATCGCAAATATTATCAATGTAA
- a CDS encoding ribulokinase, whose product MGSKKYSIGIDYGTQSGRAMLVEVATGTEIATAVVPYADGVIDEQLPGTDIKLEYDWALQNPEDYLEVLRQAVPQVLKDSQINPEDVIGLGIDFTACTMLPVAKDGRALCQLPEYQNNPHAWVKLWKHHAAQDEANSLNAIAAARGEAFLARYGGKISSEWIIPKIWQILNEAPEIYEVADRFMEATDWVTMQMTGIDVRNSCTAGYKAIWHKQDGYPGKDFFKALDPRLENLVAEKLNSPIVAIGSKAGGLTPDMAKQMGLKAGTAVAVGNVDAHAAVPAAGVVTPGKMVMSMGTSICHLVLGEEEKTVDGMCGVVEDGIVGGYFGYEAGQSAVGDIFEWFVENCVPESYFDQASARNISIHQLLEEKAAKLVPGESGLLALDWWNGNRSVLVDTDLTGMLLGATLLTKAEEIYRALIEATAFGTNMIVETFINAGVKIDQLYACGGLSQKNNLLMQIYADATGLEIRVATSLQTPALGAAMFGAVAAGKELGGYDTIFDAAAKMTSIKQVYKPIPENVALYAKLYAEYKILHDYFGRGANDVMKRLKEIKKNTKSKE is encoded by the coding sequence ATGGGAAGTAAAAAGTATAGTATTGGAATTGATTATGGGACGCAATCTGGTCGGGCAATGCTTGTTGAGGTGGCAACTGGTACAGAAATTGCTACTGCAGTAGTACCTTATGCTGATGGTGTCATTGATGAACAATTACCAGGTACTGATATTAAGTTAGAGTATGATTGGGCATTGCAAAATCCAGAAGATTATTTAGAGGTCTTGCGTCAAGCAGTACCACAAGTTTTGAAAGATTCTCAGATAAACCCCGAAGATGTAATCGGACTCGGGATTGACTTTACTGCTTGTACCATGTTGCCTGTAGCTAAAGATGGTAGGGCATTATGTCAGCTTCCAGAATACCAAAATAACCCTCACGCTTGGGTCAAACTGTGGAAACATCATGCTGCTCAAGATGAAGCCAATTCTTTAAATGCAATTGCAGCTGCACGTGGCGAAGCCTTTCTAGCCCGTTATGGTGGCAAAATATCTTCTGAATGGATAATTCCGAAAATTTGGCAAATTCTCAATGAAGCTCCTGAAATCTATGAAGTTGCTGACCGATTTATGGAGGCCACTGATTGGGTAACTATGCAGATGACTGGGATAGATGTACGTAATAGTTGTACTGCTGGTTATAAAGCAATATGGCATAAGCAAGATGGGTATCCGGGAAAAGATTTTTTTAAAGCATTAGATCCCAGATTAGAAAATTTGGTAGCAGAAAAATTGAACAGTCCCATCGTAGCGATTGGCAGTAAGGCTGGAGGATTAACTCCTGATATGGCCAAGCAGATGGGGCTAAAAGCAGGCACAGCTGTGGCAGTGGGCAATGTGGACGCTCATGCTGCAGTTCCAGCGGCAGGGGTTGTTACGCCAGGTAAAATGGTCATGAGTATGGGGACATCGATTTGTCATTTAGTATTAGGTGAAGAAGAAAAAACAGTAGATGGTATGTGTGGCGTGGTTGAGGATGGTATTGTTGGCGGTTATTTCGGATATGAGGCTGGTCAGTCTGCTGTAGGAGACATTTTTGAGTGGTTTGTGGAAAACTGCGTTCCTGAAAGCTATTTTGACCAAGCAAGTGCGAGAAATATAAGTATTCATCAATTACTGGAAGAGAAGGCTGCTAAACTTGTGCCAGGGGAAAGCGGTTTATTGGCTCTTGATTGGTGGAATGGCAATCGTTCTGTACTTGTTGATACAGACTTAACTGGTATGCTGCTAGGAGCTACCTTGCTTACCAAAGCTGAGGAAATCTATCGGGCACTTATTGAAGCTACTGCCTTCGGTACGAATATGATTGTCGAAACCTTTATCAATGCAGGGGTGAAAATTGATCAACTGTATGCTTGCGGTGGCCTGTCCCAAAAAAATAATCTGCTAATGCAAATTTATGCGGATGCAACTGGATTAGAGATTCGTGTTGCTACCTCTTTGCAGACACCCGCATTGGGGGCTGCTATGTTTGGTGCAGTTGCCGCTGGCAAAGAACTTGGGGGCTATGATACTATTTTCGATGCCGCGGCTAAGATGACTAGTATAAAACAGGTCTATAAACCGATTCCAGAAAATGTTGCCCTTTATGCGAAACTGTATGCAGAATATAAAATCCTGCACGACTATTTTGGTCGTGGTGCTAATGATGTGATGAAACGGCTTAAAGAAATTAAGAAAAATACAAAAAGTAAAGAGTAA
- the araD gene encoding L-ribulose-5-phosphate 4-epimerase yields MLEELKQQVWQANMNLQKHGLVVFTWGNASGIDREKGLIVIKPSGVDYDQMQPEDMVVLDLEGNQVEGKLRPSSDTPTHLVLYRKFLAIGGVVHTHSTCATAWAQARKSIPALGTTHADYFYGEVPCTRSLSKEEIQGEYEEETGNVIVEKFEKLNPIHVPGVLVANHGPFSWGKDANDAVYHAVVLEEVAKMALYTCSMNPESKAMDQTLLDKHFLRKHGKNAYYGQNK; encoded by the coding sequence TTGTTAGAGGAACTTAAACAACAAGTATGGCAAGCAAATATGAATTTACAAAAACATGGATTGGTTGTATTTACATGGGGTAATGCCAGTGGCATTGACAGGGAGAAAGGCTTGATTGTTATTAAGCCTAGTGGCGTGGATTATGATCAAATGCAGCCTGAGGATATGGTGGTGCTGGACTTGGAGGGAAACCAAGTGGAGGGAAAGCTTAGACCTTCTTCTGATACACCTACTCATTTAGTCTTATATCGTAAATTCCTTGCTATAGGCGGTGTTGTTCATACCCATTCTACTTGTGCTACTGCGTGGGCTCAGGCGAGAAAATCCATTCCTGCCCTTGGTACGACCCATGCAGATTATTTTTATGGCGAAGTACCTTGTACACGTAGTCTCAGTAAGGAAGAAATTCAAGGGGAATATGAAGAAGAAACAGGTAACGTGATTGTAGAAAAATTTGAGAAGCTAAATCCTATTCATGTTCCTGGAGTTCTAGTCGCTAATCATGGTCCTTTTTCCTGGGGAAAAGATGCTAATGATGCAGTCTATCATGCCGTAGTCTTGGAAGAGGTAGCAAAAATGGCTCTCTATACTTGTTCAATGAATCCAGAGAGCAAGGCTATGGATCAGACGCTACTGGATAAACATTTCTTGAGAAAGCATGGTAAAAATGCCTATTATGGACAAAATAAGTGA
- the araA gene encoding L-arabinose isomerase, which yields MFTNLKNKEVWFITGSQHLYGEETLKEVAEHSQTIAKSLGENDKIPVKIVFKPVLTNPDAIYNLCVEANSAENCIGLIAWMHTFSPAKMWIGGLTILNKPLAHLDTQFNRDIPWSEIDMDFMNTNQSAHGDREFGFICTRMKRARKVIVGFWQDEDIIQKLAVWCGAALAWNDLQGAKFARFGDNMREVAVTEGDKVEAQMKFGYSVNGYALGDLVKYVDGVSDAEIRALITEYEQTYVMHDELTQGGAKRASLEDAAKLELGMKKFLEAGRFKGFTSNFENLYGLSQLPGLACQRLMAAGYGFGGEGDWKTAVLVRAMKVMSYGLAGGTSFMEDYTYHLEDGNMKVLGSHMLEVCPSIAKQKPSLEIHPLSIGGKDDPVRLVFNVAAGRGLNATIIDMGSRFRLIVNELDVVAPDYDLPKLPVARALWVPQPNLKVGAQAWILAGGAHHSGFSQAVTKEYLEDFSEMAGIEFVLIDNETKISDLKKELRWNDLYYHLAK from the coding sequence ATGTTTACGAATCTAAAAAACAAAGAAGTATGGTTTATAACTGGCAGCCAGCATCTCTATGGTGAGGAAACGCTAAAAGAGGTGGCCGAGCACTCTCAAACGATTGCTAAATCACTGGGAGAAAATGATAAGATACCTGTAAAAATCGTTTTTAAGCCTGTATTGACCAATCCTGATGCTATATATAATCTTTGTGTGGAGGCCAATAGCGCGGAAAATTGCATCGGACTGATTGCCTGGATGCATACCTTCTCACCAGCGAAAATGTGGATTGGTGGTCTAACGATATTAAATAAACCATTAGCCCATCTTGATACGCAGTTCAATCGTGATATTCCTTGGTCCGAGATTGATATGGACTTTATGAATACCAATCAGTCTGCCCATGGTGATCGAGAATTTGGGTTTATTTGTACGAGGATGAAGAGAGCGCGTAAGGTTATTGTTGGATTTTGGCAGGATGAAGATATCATCCAGAAACTGGCTGTTTGGTGTGGAGCAGCTCTGGCTTGGAACGATTTGCAAGGTGCTAAATTTGCTCGCTTTGGTGATAATATGCGAGAAGTGGCCGTGACAGAAGGTGACAAGGTTGAGGCCCAGATGAAATTCGGATACTCTGTTAATGGATATGCCTTGGGTGATCTTGTTAAGTATGTGGATGGTGTTAGTGATGCCGAGATTCGAGCGTTGATTACTGAATATGAACAAACATATGTGATGCACGACGAACTTACCCAAGGTGGGGCTAAGCGGGCCTCATTAGAAGATGCTGCTAAGCTTGAATTAGGCATGAAAAAATTCTTGGAGGCGGGTCGTTTTAAAGGATTTACCTCCAATTTTGAAAATCTGTATGGTTTGTCACAGCTACCAGGACTGGCATGTCAGCGTTTAATGGCAGCTGGTTATGGTTTTGGTGGCGAAGGCGATTGGAAGACAGCAGTGCTCGTCAGAGCCATGAAAGTAATGTCTTATGGTCTTGCAGGTGGAACCTCTTTCATGGAGGATTACACTTATCATTTGGAAGACGGCAATATGAAGGTGCTCGGTTCTCATATGCTGGAAGTATGCCCGTCTATTGCTAAGCAAAAGCCTTCACTGGAGATTCATCCCCTCTCTATCGGTGGTAAGGATGATCCTGTGCGCTTGGTATTCAATGTAGCGGCTGGCAGAGGACTCAATGCCACCATAATAGATATGGGTAGTCGTTTTAGATTGATCGTAAATGAGCTTGATGTGGTGGCTCCAGACTATGATTTACCGAAGCTGCCAGTTGCCAGAGCTCTTTGGGTGCCACAACCTAATCTTAAAGTGGGGGCGCAAGCATGGATTCTAGCGGGTGGCGCTCACCATAGCGGCTTTAGCCAAGCTGTGACAAAAGAGTATTTAGAAGATTTTAGCGAAATGGCTGGAATTGAATTCGTGTTGATTGATAATGAAACTAAGATTAGTGATTTAAAGAAAGAACTTCGATGGAATGATTTATATTATCATTTGGCCAAATAA
- the chvE gene encoding multiple monosaccharide ABC transporter substrate-binding protein — translation MKKIVALFLMLAMAMMLTACGSNSNTAPSTKKKVGIAMPTKSSSRWIADGDNIVKQLQAKGYDTDLQYGEDNVENQIAQIENMITKGANVLVIANIDGESLTTVLQKAKDKNIPVIAYDRLIKKTPNVDYYATFDNFQVGVLQAQYIEKSLGLKEGKGPFNIEIFGGSPDDNNAYMFFDGAMSILKPYIDSKKLVVKSGQMDMSVCATLRWDGATAQARMDNLLSKNYTGSRIDAVLSPYDGISIGILSSLKAVGYGTPSQPMPIVTGQDAEIPSIKSIIKGEQAQTVFKDTRDLAKVTVDMVDAVLTGNKAPTNDDKTYNNGVKVVPSYLLVPVSVDKSNYEKVLVESGYYTADKLK, via the coding sequence ATGAAAAAGATAGTAGCTTTGTTCTTGATGCTTGCCATGGCAATGATGTTGACCGCATGTGGTTCAAATTCTAATACAGCTCCTAGTACTAAGAAAAAAGTAGGTATTGCAATGCCTACGAAATCATCATCTAGATGGATCGCAGATGGTGACAATATAGTTAAACAACTTCAAGCTAAAGGATATGATACTGATTTACAGTATGGTGAAGACAATGTAGAAAATCAGATTGCACAAATTGAAAATATGATTACAAAAGGTGCTAATGTATTAGTCATTGCAAATATTGATGGTGAATCTTTGACAACGGTATTGCAAAAAGCTAAAGATAAAAACATTCCCGTTATCGCTTATGATCGTTTAATTAAAAAGACTCCAAATGTAGATTACTATGCAACTTTTGATAATTTTCAAGTCGGAGTTCTTCAGGCACAGTATATTGAAAAAAGCTTAGGCTTAAAAGAAGGTAAAGGTCCGTTTAACATTGAGATCTTTGGTGGTTCACCTGATGACAATAACGCATACATGTTCTTTGATGGTGCTATGTCGATTTTAAAACCTTATATTGATTCTAAGAAACTAGTTGTAAAAAGTGGACAAATGGATATGAGTGTATGTGCTACATTAAGATGGGATGGCGCTACTGCTCAAGCAAGAATGGATAATCTGTTAAGTAAGAACTATACTGGTTCCAGAATAGACGCCGTTTTATCTCCATATGACGGTATCAGTATTGGTATTCTTTCTTCTCTAAAGGCTGTTGGTTATGGAACACCATCTCAGCCAATGCCTATCGTTACTGGACAAGATGCTGAAATTCCTTCCATTAAATCTATTATTAAGGGCGAACAAGCGCAGACTGTATTTAAAGATACTAGAGATCTTGCGAAAGTAACCGTTGATATGGTGGATGCAGTACTCACTGGTAACAAAGCACCAACGAATGATGATAAGACTTATAACAATGGTGTTAAAGTAGTACCTTCCTATCTATTAGTACCTGTTTCTGTTGATAAATCAAACTACGAGAAAGTATTGGTTGAAAGCGGATATTATACTGCAGATAAACTTAAATAA
- the mmsA gene encoding multiple monosaccharide ABC transporter ATP-binding protein — translation MEDVILEMINITKTFPGVKALNNVNLQVKKGEIHALVGENGAGKSTLMKVLSGVYPHGSYTGEIHYKGKLCEFKDIKESEKLGIVIIHQELALIPYLSIEENIFLGNEQGKRGLIDWHATTMRTKKLLATVGLKDLPATLITNIGVGKQQLVEIAKALSKEVELLILDEPTAALNEDDSNNLLNLLLEFKKQGISSIIISHKLNEISRIADSITVLRDGATIETLNVKEDHITEDRIIKGMVGRELTDRYPKRDVAIGDIIFEVKNWNVYHHLHSERKVIKNVNFNVKQGEVVGIAGLMGSGRTELAMSIFGRSYGQKISGQIYKDGKEVHLKDVSQAIDQGVAYVTEDRKQYGLILNDDIKKNITLANLKRISKNSIIDENKEIVVAEKNRQQMNIKCSSILQNTVNLSGGNQQKVILSKWIFTEPDILILDEPTRGIDVGAKFEIYNIINNLAKDGKGIVLISSELPEILGMCDRIYVMSEGSITGELTGREASQEKIMRYVMSK, via the coding sequence ATGGAAGATGTTATTTTGGAAATGATAAATATTACAAAAACCTTTCCAGGTGTTAAAGCTCTTAATAACGTGAATCTGCAAGTAAAAAAAGGCGAAATTCATGCATTGGTTGGTGAAAATGGTGCAGGAAAATCAACCTTAATGAAAGTCTTAAGTGGAGTATATCCTCACGGATCTTATACAGGTGAAATTCATTATAAGGGGAAACTGTGTGAGTTTAAGGATATTAAAGAAAGTGAAAAATTAGGTATCGTTATTATTCATCAGGAATTAGCTTTAATCCCTTATCTATCCATTGAAGAAAATATATTTTTGGGCAATGAACAGGGAAAACGTGGTCTTATTGACTGGCATGCTACTACAATGCGTACGAAAAAACTGCTGGCAACAGTGGGGCTCAAAGATTTACCAGCTACATTAATTACTAACATAGGGGTTGGCAAGCAACAATTGGTTGAGATTGCAAAAGCCCTATCAAAGGAAGTTGAATTGTTAATCCTCGATGAACCTACGGCAGCATTAAATGAAGATGATAGTAATAATCTATTAAATTTATTATTGGAATTTAAAAAGCAGGGAATATCTTCGATTATTATTTCACATAAATTGAATGAAATTTCAAGAATTGCTGATTCCATTACCGTGCTGCGTGATGGAGCCACCATTGAAACATTGAATGTAAAAGAAGATCATATTACGGAAGATAGAATTATTAAGGGTATGGTAGGACGAGAATTAACAGATCGGTACCCCAAAAGAGATGTAGCCATTGGTGATATTATATTTGAGGTTAAGAATTGGAATGTATACCACCACCTCCATAGTGAACGTAAAGTTATTAAAAATGTTAACTTTAATGTTAAGCAAGGTGAGGTTGTAGGAATTGCAGGGCTTATGGGATCCGGGAGAACAGAGCTTGCAATGAGTATTTTTGGCAGATCATATGGACAAAAAATTAGCGGACAGATCTATAAGGATGGTAAAGAGGTACATTTGAAAGATGTAAGTCAGGCTATTGACCAAGGTGTTGCGTATGTAACGGAAGATCGCAAGCAATATGGTTTAATATTAAATGATGATATTAAAAAAAATATCACGTTGGCTAATTTGAAAAGAATATCGAAGAATTCTATAATTGATGAAAATAAAGAAATCGTAGTGGCGGAAAAAAATCGTCAGCAGATGAATATTAAATGCTCAAGTATTTTGCAAAATACTGTAAACCTGAGTGGCGGAAATCAGCAAAAGGTCATTTTAAGCAAATGGATCTTTACAGAACCAGATATTTTAATTCTAGATGAACCTACTCGAGGAATCGATGTAGGGGCAAAATTTGAAATTTATAATATCATTAATAATCTAGCTAAAGATGGAAAAGGCATTGTATTGATTTCTTCAGAACTTCCTGAGATTCTGGGAATGTGTGATCGAATTTATGTTATGAGTGAAGGAAGCATTACAGGAGAGCTTACAGGAAGAGAAGCATCACAGGAAAAAATTATGAGATATGTAATGAGTAAATAG
- the mmsB gene encoding multiple monosaccharide ABC transporter permease, which translates to METLKQMFKSNIREYGMVIALISIVLFFEIVSNGVLLQPLNVTNLIQQNSYILVLAIGMLLVIVAFQIDLSVGSVAAFVGAISAILMVDNHFGVVPGILISLLIGGLAGAFQGYWVAYFKIPGFIVTLAGMLIFRGLTMTALEGQSKGPYPEVFQKMSNGFVPDILGGTTIHITTLVVGVILTLIYIYIELDHRKAKREYNFDVIPMQFLVAKLVFVGVAINWFMYLLASYKGIPNVLILLFILIVFYTFITTKTVVGRHIYALGGNEKAAKLSGVKTKRIVFWVFVNMGVLAALSGLVFAARLNAATPKAGTGFELDAIAACFIGGASTAGGIGVVMGAIIGGLVMGVMNNGMSLIGVTIDMQQTIKGLVLLLAVAFDIYTKSKQS; encoded by the coding sequence ATGGAAACTCTGAAACAGATGTTTAAAAGTAATATCAGGGAATATGGCATGGTTATTGCACTAATATCCATCGTTTTGTTTTTTGAAATTGTCAGCAATGGTGTACTTTTACAACCATTAAATGTAACGAACCTAATTCAGCAGAATAGTTATATACTCGTATTGGCGATCGGTATGTTACTGGTTATCGTTGCTTTTCAGATTGATTTATCAGTAGGTTCTGTCGCTGCTTTTGTTGGTGCCATTTCTGCAATTTTAATGGTAGATAATCATTTTGGTGTTGTACCTGGAATACTCATTTCCTTACTGATAGGGGGCCTTGCGGGAGCTTTTCAGGGGTATTGGGTTGCCTATTTTAAAATTCCAGGATTTATTGTTACATTAGCGGGTATGTTGATTTTTAGAGGTTTGACAATGACTGCTTTAGAGGGGCAATCTAAAGGTCCTTATCCCGAAGTTTTTCAAAAAATGAGCAACGGGTTTGTACCAGATATATTGGGTGGAACAACTATCCATATTACAACTCTTGTGGTTGGGGTTATTTTAACTTTGATATATATATATATTGAATTAGATCATAGAAAAGCCAAACGGGAGTACAATTTTGATGTAATCCCTATGCAGTTTTTAGTTGCTAAATTGGTGTTTGTTGGCGTGGCAATCAACTGGTTTATGTATTTGCTTGCCTCATATAAAGGCATCCCTAATGTTTTGATATTATTATTTATTCTAATTGTTTTTTACACGTTTATCACGACAAAAACAGTTGTAGGGCGTCACATTTATGCTTTAGGCGGTAATGAAAAGGCGGCAAAATTATCTGGTGTAAAAACGAAACGGATTGTGTTTTGGGTTTTTGTAAATATGGGTGTATTAGCAGCTCTTTCAGGCCTTGTTTTCGCGGCTCGCCTTAATGCGGCAACGCCGAAAGCAGGTACGGGTTTTGAACTAGATGCAATTGCTGCATGCTTTATTGGCGGGGCCTCTACTGCTGGCGGTATTGGTGTTGTTATGGGGGCCATTATTGGCGGACTCGTTATGGGGGTTATGAACAATGGTATGTCCTTAATTGGTGTTACCATTGATATGCAGCAAACCATTAAAGGCTTAGTACTGCTATTAGCTGTGGCCTTTGATATTTATACAAAATCCAAACAGTCATAA